In Bactrocera oleae isolate idBacOlea1 chromosome 3, idBacOlea1, whole genome shotgun sequence, a genomic segment contains:
- the Phlpp gene encoding protein phosphatase PHLPP-like protein isoform X2, translating to MIKSAKQKACIEMTGSKLKIRTNTLEQSNVKELNSNEKKIGCDETQLGGNILIGNYDFLKELEITDNGMDILDLSSLAQLETLTCNHNKLKELIMNGKSLKTLTARYNKLATIKTLSAPTQLGNIDISYNDFEELPDWLGACCNLENLYVEHNRLWTIDNIFATDGFRKLHTFSLAYNQLTTLNVSTLIFGAVAHLYLHCNKLQKLPDNFFAITHKTLRLLNVSCNNLCAVGDNQETKDNWCLEELYLSNNNLNENIFSTFVGARQLRIIHAAYNNIRELPENVIRNWNDLEVLVLSGNKLQNLPENICVLTKLEVLRLHSNLLHTTPSLTKLANLKVLDLAHNHLDHVNLLSIMPKNIKYLDLSCNLQLQFDERQVQMCQSLKKMSLVDVSGKNRACLPTNKLAEMKDSNVLRQPWTTGFTETTGKCRKLLVKQIRLCNFAEDEGLFGMLESATLGALNTAFVNLVPQILLHERSVKETAKEYMKYTLLSVYQRLANEKGCEDLHIALCHIAKENAGFKDYMRPKRSKRFILRVASIGNIEAHLVRKTSTICLTSDSSNATLTQANNFKDSANTLITDPTIHETFLSNDDEFLVICNANIWRVMDIERVTQEIRREENIVLAAKRLQDIAQSFGANENLSIIIVRFRYIGTDVDDLLKELKQTVRKNPITQNINCDDKHSIGSQRLIGRCSPRQVLMGAVLKSDRSSPSGQSDQVQNFLNKGVHGEEYAFATEHVLEEDDDELEILHETDSVLSEEQFKCWEYMLEQNTQLLFDKELNTISKSITKGHNNELPAELNISLDKIRRSCCTVKLKNP from the exons aaaagaaaataggCTGCGACGAAACTCAGCTTGGGGGAAATATATTAATCGGAAACTATGAT tttttaaaagaaTTGGAAATCACTGATAATGGCATGGATATACTTGATTTGAGCTCTTTGGCACAACTTGAGACCCTCACTTGCAATCATAACAAATTGAAGGAATTGATAATGAatggaaaaagtttaaaaacattAACGGCCAGATACAACA AGCTCGCTACAATAAAAACGCTTTCTGCGCCTACTCAGCTCGGAAATATTGACATTTCGTATAATGATTTCGAGGAACTACCGGATTGGTTGGGCGCATGTTGTAACTTAGAGAATTTATATGTCGAACACAATCGTCTCTGGACCATTGATAATATATTCGCTACAGACGGATTTCGCAAATTGCATACATTCAGTTTGGCCTACAATCAGCTAACAACCTTGAATGTTTCAACATTAATTTTCGGCGCTGTTGCACATTTATACCTGCACTGCAATAAATTGCAAAAGCTACCAGACAACTTCTTTGCAATTACACATAAAACACTGAGGTTGCTAAATGTCTCGTGTAATAACCTGTGTGCGGTTGGAGATAATCAAGAGACCAAGGATAACTGGTGCTTGGAAGAGTTATATCTATCGAATAATAATCTAAATGAGAATATATTCTCCACCTTTGTGGGTGCGAGACAGTTACGCATCATACACGCAgcttataataatatacgtGAACTACCTGAAAATGTTATACGAAATTGGAATGACTTAGAGGTGCTCGTGTTATCGGGGAATAAGCTACAAAATCTACCGGAAAATATTTGCGTGCTTACGAAATTGGAAGTTTTGCGTTTACATTCGAATCTGCTACACACAACACCAAGTCTTACGAAATTAgcgaatttaaaagttttagatTTGGCACATAATCATTTGGATCACGTAAATCTCTTGAGTATTATGCCaaagaatataaaatacttgGATCTGTCATGCAACCTACAATTACAATTCGATGAGCGACAAGTGCAGATGTGTCAGTCTTTGAAGAAAATGAGTTTAGTGGATGTGAGCGGTAAAAATCGCGCTTGTTTGCCAACAAACAAATTGGCTGAAATGAAAGACAGTAATGTATTGCGACAACCCTGGACGACCGGATTTACCGAGACGACTGGTAAATGTCGAAAACTGTTAGTTAAACAAATACGTCTGTGTAATTTTGCAGAAGATGAAGGCCTTTTCGGTATGCTCGAATCGGCCACTTTGGGTGCACTCAACACGGCATTCGTTAATTTAGTGCCACAAATATTATTACACGAGCGTAGTGTCAAAGAAACAGCTAaagaatatatgaaatatacatTATTGTCGGTCTATCAGCGCTTAGCAAATGAGAAAGGCTGTGAAGATCTACATATTGCGCTGTGCCACATCGCAAAAGAGAACGCAGGCTTCAAAGATTATATGAGGCCAAAGCGTAGTAAACGTTTCATTTTACGCGTTGCCAGTATTGGTAATATTGAGGCGCATCTTGTGCGCAAAACGTCAACAATTTGTCTGACAAGTGACAGTTCCAATGCGACGTTGACGCAAGCTAATAATTTTAAGGACTCAGCAAATACGCTTATTACTGATCCCACAATACACGAAACATTTTTAAGCAACGACGATGAGTTCTTAGTGATCTGTAATGCGAACATTTGGCGTGTTATGGATATCGAACGCGTCACACAGGAGATACGTCGTGAAGAGAATATAGTTTTAGCTGCCAAACGCTTACAAGATATTGCACAAAGTTTTGGCGCAAATGAGAATCTGAGCATTATAATTGTACGTTTCAGATATATTGGCACCGATGTGGATGATCTTTTGAAAGAGCTAAAGCAAACGGTACGCAAGAATCCCatcacacaaaatataaattgcgATGATAAGCACTCAATCGGTAGTCAACGTTTAATTGGTCGCTGTTCGCCGCGTCAGGTCTTAATGGGCGCAGTGCTGAAAAGTGATCGCTCCTCTCCAAGTGGCCAAAGCGATCAAGtacaaaattttctcaataaagGTGTACACGGCGAAGAGTATGCCTTTGCAACCGAACATGTACTTGAAGAGGACGATGATGAATTGGAAATTTTACATGAAACCGATTCAGTGCTGTCAGAGGAACAATTCAAATGTTGGGAATATATGTTGGAACAAAATACACAACTACTCTTCGACAAAGAACTCAATACAATATCCAAATCGATAACGAAAGGTCATAATAATGAGTTACCGGCGGAACTTAATATCAGTCTGGATAAAA TTCGCCGCAGTTGTTGtacagtgaaattaaaaaaccctTAA
- the Phlpp gene encoding protein phosphatase PHLPP-like protein isoform X1, with protein sequence MIKSAKQKACIEMTGSKLKIRTNTLEQSNVKELNSNEKKIGCDETQLGGNILIGNYDFLKELEITDNGMDILDLSSLAQLETLTCNHNKLKELIMNGKSLKTLTARYNKLATIKTLSAPTQLGNIDISYNDFEELPDWLGACCNLENLYVEHNRLWTIDNIFATDGFRKLHTFSLAYNQLTTLNVSTLIFGAVAHLYLHCNKLQKLPDNFFAITHKTLRLLNVSCNNLCAVGDNQETKDNWCLEELYLSNNNLNENIFSTFVGARQLRIIHAAYNNIRELPENVIRNWNDLEVLVLSGNKLQNLPENICVLTKLEVLRLHSNLLHTTPSLTKLANLKVLDLAHNHLDHVNLLSIMPKNIKYLDLSCNLQLQFDERQVQMCQSLKKMSLVDVSGKNRACLPTNKLAEMKDSNVLRQPWTTGFTETTGKCRKLLVKQIRLCNFAEDEGLFGMLESATLGALNTAFVNLVPQILLHERSVKETAKEYMKYTLLSVYQRLANEKGCEDLHIALCHIAKENAGFKDYMRPKRSKRFILRVASIGNIEAHLVRKTSTICLTSDSSNATLTQANNFKDSANTLITDPTIHETFLSNDDEFLVICNANIWRVMDIERVTQEIRREENIVLAAKRLQDIAQSFGANENLSIIIVRFRYIGTDVDDLLKELKQTVRKNPITQNINCDDKHSIGSQRLIGRCSPRQVLMGAVLKSDRSSPSGQSDQVQNFLNKGVHGEEYAFATEHVLEEDDDELEILHETDSVLSEEQFKCWEYMLEQNTQLLFDKELNTISKSITKGHNNELPAELNISLDKSEYKESNLIKSFGNRFISHSSPQLLYSEIKKPLTTFAHKHQEKRQQQRQQQQQQKHQQQVSLLSKHFGSCRSFQTQSRYNLFESKSQNSVNVGLSSKWSGGPNAAYFGSLQRLMPYNLEYDFTVTQDRTAFNEEDDEYDEQEDRMKKYWGIATTEL encoded by the exons aaaagaaaataggCTGCGACGAAACTCAGCTTGGGGGAAATATATTAATCGGAAACTATGAT tttttaaaagaaTTGGAAATCACTGATAATGGCATGGATATACTTGATTTGAGCTCTTTGGCACAACTTGAGACCCTCACTTGCAATCATAACAAATTGAAGGAATTGATAATGAatggaaaaagtttaaaaacattAACGGCCAGATACAACA AGCTCGCTACAATAAAAACGCTTTCTGCGCCTACTCAGCTCGGAAATATTGACATTTCGTATAATGATTTCGAGGAACTACCGGATTGGTTGGGCGCATGTTGTAACTTAGAGAATTTATATGTCGAACACAATCGTCTCTGGACCATTGATAATATATTCGCTACAGACGGATTTCGCAAATTGCATACATTCAGTTTGGCCTACAATCAGCTAACAACCTTGAATGTTTCAACATTAATTTTCGGCGCTGTTGCACATTTATACCTGCACTGCAATAAATTGCAAAAGCTACCAGACAACTTCTTTGCAATTACACATAAAACACTGAGGTTGCTAAATGTCTCGTGTAATAACCTGTGTGCGGTTGGAGATAATCAAGAGACCAAGGATAACTGGTGCTTGGAAGAGTTATATCTATCGAATAATAATCTAAATGAGAATATATTCTCCACCTTTGTGGGTGCGAGACAGTTACGCATCATACACGCAgcttataataatatacgtGAACTACCTGAAAATGTTATACGAAATTGGAATGACTTAGAGGTGCTCGTGTTATCGGGGAATAAGCTACAAAATCTACCGGAAAATATTTGCGTGCTTACGAAATTGGAAGTTTTGCGTTTACATTCGAATCTGCTACACACAACACCAAGTCTTACGAAATTAgcgaatttaaaagttttagatTTGGCACATAATCATTTGGATCACGTAAATCTCTTGAGTATTATGCCaaagaatataaaatacttgGATCTGTCATGCAACCTACAATTACAATTCGATGAGCGACAAGTGCAGATGTGTCAGTCTTTGAAGAAAATGAGTTTAGTGGATGTGAGCGGTAAAAATCGCGCTTGTTTGCCAACAAACAAATTGGCTGAAATGAAAGACAGTAATGTATTGCGACAACCCTGGACGACCGGATTTACCGAGACGACTGGTAAATGTCGAAAACTGTTAGTTAAACAAATACGTCTGTGTAATTTTGCAGAAGATGAAGGCCTTTTCGGTATGCTCGAATCGGCCACTTTGGGTGCACTCAACACGGCATTCGTTAATTTAGTGCCACAAATATTATTACACGAGCGTAGTGTCAAAGAAACAGCTAaagaatatatgaaatatacatTATTGTCGGTCTATCAGCGCTTAGCAAATGAGAAAGGCTGTGAAGATCTACATATTGCGCTGTGCCACATCGCAAAAGAGAACGCAGGCTTCAAAGATTATATGAGGCCAAAGCGTAGTAAACGTTTCATTTTACGCGTTGCCAGTATTGGTAATATTGAGGCGCATCTTGTGCGCAAAACGTCAACAATTTGTCTGACAAGTGACAGTTCCAATGCGACGTTGACGCAAGCTAATAATTTTAAGGACTCAGCAAATACGCTTATTACTGATCCCACAATACACGAAACATTTTTAAGCAACGACGATGAGTTCTTAGTGATCTGTAATGCGAACATTTGGCGTGTTATGGATATCGAACGCGTCACACAGGAGATACGTCGTGAAGAGAATATAGTTTTAGCTGCCAAACGCTTACAAGATATTGCACAAAGTTTTGGCGCAAATGAGAATCTGAGCATTATAATTGTACGTTTCAGATATATTGGCACCGATGTGGATGATCTTTTGAAAGAGCTAAAGCAAACGGTACGCAAGAATCCCatcacacaaaatataaattgcgATGATAAGCACTCAATCGGTAGTCAACGTTTAATTGGTCGCTGTTCGCCGCGTCAGGTCTTAATGGGCGCAGTGCTGAAAAGTGATCGCTCCTCTCCAAGTGGCCAAAGCGATCAAGtacaaaattttctcaataaagGTGTACACGGCGAAGAGTATGCCTTTGCAACCGAACATGTACTTGAAGAGGACGATGATGAATTGGAAATTTTACATGAAACCGATTCAGTGCTGTCAGAGGAACAATTCAAATGTTGGGAATATATGTTGGAACAAAATACACAACTACTCTTCGACAAAGAACTCAATACAATATCCAAATCGATAACGAAAGGTCATAATAATGAGTTACCGGCGGAACTTAATATCAGTCTGGATAAAAGTGAATATAAAgaaagtaatttaataaaaagttttggtaATCGCTTTATATCGCATAGTTCGCCGCAGTTGTTGtacagtgaaattaaaaaaccctTAACAACATTTGCACACAAACATCAGGAGAAACGTCAGCAGCAGcgtcaacaacagcaacaacagaaaCATCAACAGCAAGTATCCTTGCTGTCAAAACATTTCGGCAGCTGTCGTTCATTTCAAACGCAATCCCGTTATAACCTCTTTGAATCGAAAAGTCAAAATTCGGTTAATGTTGGCCTCAGCTCGAAGTGGAGTGGTGGTCCGAATGCTGCCTACTTCGGTTCATTACAACGTCTAATGCCATATAATTTGGAATATGACTTCACAGTTACACAAGATCGTACAGCGTTCAACGAGGAAGATGATGAGTACGATGAACAGGAGGATCGCATGAAAAAATATTGGGGCATAGCGACTACAGAGCTCTAG
- the Lim3 gene encoding LIM/homeobox protein Lhx3 isoform X3 — translation MELLKLMMFKSDFLCSGGGKCDDRVPPINLSQLPEFLLSTIPKCGGCHELILDRFILKVLERTWHAKCLQCSECHTQLNDKCFSRNGQLFCKEDFFKRYGTKCSACDMGIPPTQVVRRAQDNVYHLQCFLCTICSRTLNTGDEFYLMEDKKLICKRDYEDAKAKGLYLDGSLDGDQPNKRPRTTITAKQLETLKTAYNNSPKPARHVREQLSQDTGLDMRVVQVWFQNRRAKEKRLKKDAGRTRWSQYFRSMKGNCSPRTEKFLDKDELKVDYDSFSHHDLSNDSYSTVNLGLDEGASPHSIRGSYLHGSSSPPQYPTSRSPPPVGHNHSFGSYPDNIVYTNIEHNTSSNNVSASKAHRVHGSAVSDLSNDSSPEQGYPDFPPSPDSWLGDSGNTSNPNSQTPGVHY, via the exons ATGGAACTTTTAAAACTTATGATGTTTAAAAGTGACTTTCTGTGTTCCGGTGGAGGAAAATGTGATGATCGTGTACCACCAATCAATTTGAGTCAATTGCCAGAATTTTTATTGT CTACTATACCGAAATGCGGAGGCTGTCATGAACTTATACTAGATCGTTTTATATTGAAAGTGTTGGAGCGAACGTGGCATGCGAAATGTTTGCAATGCAGCGAATGTCACACCCAACTAAATGATAAATGCTTCTCGCGGAATGGGCAGCTTTTCTGTAAAGAagacttttttaa ACGATATGGAACAAAGTGTTCCGCATGTGATATGGGAATTCCACCAACGCAAGTGGTACGGAGAGCGCAAGACAATGTCTACCATTTACAATGTTTTCTATGTACAATATGCTCTCGAACACTAAATACCGGTGATGAATTTTACCTTATGGaagataaaaaactaatatgTAAACGTGATTATGAGGACGCGAAGGCGAAAG GACTCTACTTAGATGGGTCATTGGACGGTGATCAACCAAATAAACGACCTCGTACAACAATTACAgcaaaacaattagaaacacTGAAAACAGCCTACAATAATAGCCCTAAGCCTGCACGACATGTACGAGAACAACTATCACAAGATACCGGACTGGACATGCGAGTCGTTCAAGTTTGGTTTCAAAATAG GAGAGCGAAGGAGAAACGACTGAAGAAGGATGCTGGACGAACGCGATGGAGTCAATATTTCAGATCAATGAAGGGTAACTGTTCTCCGCGTACGGAAAAATTCCTCGATAAGGATGAGTTGAAAGTAGACTACGACAGTTTTAGTCACCATG aTTTAAGTAACGATAGCTACAGCACGGTCAATCTAGGTTTAGATGAAGGTGCTTCACCACATAGCATAAGAGGATCTTATTTGCACGGTAGTTCCAGTCCACCGCAATATCCTACTAGTCGATCACCACCTCCTGTGGGGCACAATCACTCATTTGGTTCATATCCCGATAATattgtttatacaaatataG aaCACAATACATCATCGAATAATGTGAGCGCGTCAAAGGCACATCGAGTACATGGCAGTGCAGTTTCGGATTTGAGCAATGATTCTAGTCCAGAGCAGGGCTATCCTGATTTTCCACCAAGTCCTGACTCCTGGCTGGGCGACTCAGGGAACACATCGAATCCGAATTCGCAAACACCGGGCGTTCATTACTGA